Part of the Ignavibacterium album JCM 16511 genome, GATATTGATTGATGGATGTTTCCCCGACTTTCAAATTCAGCTCCTTCTTCTTTAATATGCTTCATCATTTCATTTCTGATATCTTCAGTGCTAACATTCGCATTTGGTCCATAGTCCCATTCAATTTCAAGAGCATCTCTTCCGTTAAAAGCATTCCAGGTTGAATCTGCAATTACTGCGACACCATTTGAAATCTGAACCACATCAATAACACCGGAAATTTTTTTAGCTCTTTCAGGATTGAATGATTTTACTCTTCCACCAAAAGAAGGACAACGACTTAGTGCTGCGTAAATCATTCCGGGAATAACAACATCAATTCCGAATTTTGCTTTACCATAAATTTTATCAGGTGTATCAACACGATGAATTCTTTTACCTATCAGTTTGAAGTCTTTCGGATCTTTAAGTTTTACATTCTGAGGCACAGGAAGTTTAGAAGCATCTTCTACGAGTTCACCATAAGAAATTTTCTGATTTGATTTTTTATTTATCACAAAACCATTTTCAGCATAGCATTCAGATTTATCAACACTCCATTTATTTGCTGCTGCAACAATCAGCATTTCTCTTGCAGTAGCACCGGCAATACGAAGCGGTTCCCAATTCCTTCTGATGCTTGTACTACCACCTGTAGATTGACTTCCGTATTTTGAATCGGCATCAGCTTGTTCAATTACAATTTTTTCCCAATCTACTTCGAGTTCTTCAGCAATCAACATAGGAAGAGCGGTCTTAACACCTTGTCCCATTTCAGAGCGATGAACTATTACAGTAACAATACCATTTGAATCAATTTTTAGATAAACACTTGGTGAAAATATTTTTGGGTCATCACCGGCTTTAGCCAATAAGCTATTAAACGGAATGTAGGTTGCGAGAATCAATCCGCCGCCGCTGACTGAAACAACTTTAATAAACTCTCTTCTTGTTTGCTTCTTTTTCATATCACTTTCCCTCCACAAGTTTACTAACTGCTTTGCGGATTCTGTGATATGTTCCGCATCTGCAAAGCACGGTTGACATTTCTTTTTCAATTTCCTGCTTAGATGAATTTTTGTTCAACATCGCAGCGAGAGTCATAATTTGTCCGGGTTGACAATAACCACATTGAGAAACTTCAAGTTCAATCCAGGTTTTGAAAATTGGATGCTCAGGATTTTCTGCAAGACCTTCAATAGTTGTTATTGAAGAACCTTCGGCATCTTTGACCGAAACGATACACGACCTTTCTGCATTTCCATCGATATGAACAGTACAGGCGCCACAGATTCCTTCTCCGCAACTGTACTTGGTTCCTGTTAAACCAAGTTTATCACGAAGCACCCACAAAAGTGGTGTGTTCGGTTCAACCTCAACCGGGTAATTCTTGTTATTAATAAGTAAAATGAATTTTGCCATTTTATTTACCTGCTGATTTGTTTTGTGTAAAATAAATGTTCCTTCAAGTATTTTCAATAATAATTAATTCTTTCAAAAAAATTTTGAATTTAGTTCAAGCAATCGCTTTCAATCTTCGGTTAGCACAAACTGAGTTTAAATAAATAATTTTGTAAACGTTCATCTAACTCACAGTTCATTGATATAATAATTTCTAAATTTGCAGTGTGAATTCATAAAAAAATCAGGAGAGCCAAAATGAAGTACAGAAAACTTGGTAAAACAAATGTCGAAGTATCCGAAATCAGTTTAGGATGCTGGACAATGGGCGGCCTTAATTGGGTTGATGGAGTTCCAAATGGATGGGCAAATGTAGATGAAAAAGAAATTGCCGAAGCAATTAATTATGCTATTGATAATGGCGTAAATCATTTTGATAATGCCGATGTTTACGGAAACGGCAGAGCAGAAAGAATGCTTGCAAGAATTTTAGGTAACAGAACAAATAATTTTATAATTGCTACAAAAGTAGGTTGGTTTAAAGGTACTGCTGCTCATGCATACGAACCTGCACATATTCGCCATCAGTGTGAACAGTCCTTGATTAATCTGAAACGCGAATACATTGATATCTATTATTTCCATCACGGAAATTTTGGTGATAATGATGAATATCTTGATGATGCAATCGAGGTAATGTACAGATTAAGAGAAGAAGGCAAAATCAGATTGATTGGTCAATCTGCATACAAGCACGAAGATTTTGTTAAGCTAATCCCAAAAGTAAAGCCGGATGTTATTCAAAGTTTTGCGAGTGCACTTGATGACAGATTTCTGAAAGATGGTTCACCAACAAGGAAACTTCTGGATGAGTATCAGATTTCATTCATTGCATTTGGTCCGCTTGCTCAGGGAATACTTTTAGGAAAATACAGTGCGAACAATCCACCTCAATTTGAACCGGGTGATCACAGAGCAAATGCTGAAAGATTCAAACCAGAATATCTCGCCAAAGTTGAACCAAAGCTTGAAAAGCTAAAACAAAAATTTGGTGGAACAACAGAACAGCTTGCACGTGTTGCACTTCAGTATCTTTTGCATTATAAACAAGTTGGAGCAGTAATTCCTGGCTTCAGAAATCTTGCACAGGTAAAGGCAAATCTTTATGGTCAGAATCTGCCTTTAACTGATGAAGAATTCGAATTTATCAAATCTCTTTTTGCCGACGAGACAAAGTATTTATGAATTAGATTCCTCTCAGCCAGCTAAATAAGTTGGCTGAGTATTTTTATTTTATCTGAATATCCACCAATGCAGAAGAAGTAATAAAACTAGTAAGATGGAAGCAGCACTATTGACTAAGAGCCATTTATTCTTTTCATAGATGAGCTTCTTATTGAATAATAATGAGTTAATTTCTTCAGATGGTCTTTCTGTAAATGAGCTTATAGTCAACAAAACGAGTGATGAAACAATGAAAAGAAAAATTGCATAGTGAAGAAAGTTTATTGAAGCAAGATATTTCAGGAATTCATTTGAGAGTGGTTCGATTTTATTATTAACCTCAATGATTAATCTGAATACACCAAGAGATAATCCAGTGAGTAATGCTGCAATTGCGCCTTTTCCGTTTACCCGAGAAGAAAGTAATCCGAATAAAAATACTGCTGCAATCGGTGGCGAAACATATGCCTGAACACTTTGCAAATAAACATACATTCTGTCATCGCTTAGCAGACCGATGAACGGTATCCATAATAAACCGAGTATTACCATTAGTCCTGTAGAAATTCTGCCAAAACGAACGAGCATTTTTTCATCTGCATCAGGTTTAAGTTTTTTGAATACATCAATAGTCAGAAGAGTTGATGTTGAATTAAACATTGCACTGAGCGAAGACATTAAAGCAGCAAGTAAGCCTGCGACAACAATACCTTTGATTCCTGACGGAAGCAGATGAGTTACAAGCCAGGGATAAGCTCTATCTCCGCTTACCGTCCCACCTGAAATATAGAAAGCAATAATGCCCGGAAGTACCAAAATGAAAACTGGCAATATTTTTAAGTAGCCGGCGAATATTGTTCCGCTTTGTGCATTAGTTAAATTTTTTGCACTAAGAACTCTTTGAACAATATATTGATCAGTACACCAATACCAGATTCCCAGAATTGGGGCACCAAAAATAATTCCTGTCCAAGGAAAATCCGGATGAGTAAGTGGTTTGAACATACTCCAGAAATCTGCAGGAGTATTTGCAACAAGATTTGCCCAGCCACCAGCTTCACTTAATCCGATTAATGTTAGAATGATTGAGCCGATAATCAGGATAAACATCTGAACTAAATCAGTGTAGATTACGGCCGAAAGTCCTCCGAGTAAAGTATAAATTCCGGTGATTATTACAATAACAACAGCTGAAGTTACCATATCCCAACCAACAACAGCATTAAGTAAAATTCCACCAGCATAAAGAGAGATTGAAATCTTTGTAAGAATATAACTAAGGATTGAGACAATGCTAAGATAGTATCGCGAGGCAGAGTTATATCTTTTCTCAAGAAATTCGGGCATAGTAAATACTCCCGATTTAATGTAGAAAGGCGTAAACACCCAGCCTAGAAGCAATAAAATTAAACACGCGAGCCACTCAAAATGTCCGACAGCCAGACCGGATTTTGAGCCAGTCCCGGCAAGTCCAAGAAAATGTTCACTTGAAATGTTCGTAGCAAATAAAGAAGCACCTATTGCAATCCATCCAACTTTTCTTCCTGCCAGAAAGTATTCCTCAGAGTTTTTACTTTTCTTTCTGAAATAAAATCCGATTGATAAGACTATAAGAATGTAGATAAGAATAATCAGAGAATCGAGAACACTTAAACTGCCTCCCATAAATGCTCCGCTGAATGAAGTTAAATTCTTTATTCAAAATTAAAAATTATCTGAGAAGAATCATCTTCCTTATAGCAGAAAAATTACCAGACTGAAGTTTATAAAAATAAATCCCTGAAGAGAGGTTACTTGCATCAAATTCAACTTCATGAATTCCTGCTGGTTTATATTCATCTATAAGTATCGAAACTTCATTTCCAAGCACATCAAATATTTTTAATGATTGATAACCGCTTACCGGAGTCTGCCAACTGATTTTAGTAGTTGGATTGAATGGATTAGGATAATTCTGTTCTAAATAAAATTTAGTTGGAGTAATTTCATTTTCAACAAACGAAGGTCCGCCAACCATATTCTGGTCTAACCAGTTTAGTCTTCCGGTTAACCAATTTTTTAAGTAATCAATTTCTTCCTGATATGTTTGTCCCACAAAATAATTTGGCCAAATCCAAACACCAAGCACAGGCCATTTCTGAAAGTTTCTTATGCGAGCTTCTTCTAGATATACAACCAGTGAATCAATCATGTTCATAATATTCTGATTTGTCCAAACTGTACTGCGCAACTGCTGCCAGCGATTGTAAATAATATTTCTGAATTTACTTTCATCAAAAAGTTTTTTCCACCAGAAAGGTATATAGAAATTTTCCCAATCAGGCATATTGCTAAAATCAGAGACATATTCAAGAACCCAACCGTTGGTAAGATACGCTTCGTAATAATCGGCATTTCCAAAAGCAAGATTAAAATCCCAAACCGGACCGGCAAACATTTTTGGATTTCTGCTATCTCTGTCTTTATAAAAAAATGTGCTCAATCTGTATGAATCAATATTTTTTACTAATTCATTCAAAAGAATAAAATCAGCGAAAGAAGTTGCATCAATGTATTTATTATAACCAACTACCGTATCAGCAAAGTATGGACCGTGCATTGCGGATTCAAACGCAAGTATAAAACTTTTAATATAATTTTTCTGTAACTGAACAATATCTTCCGGTTTAGGATAATGATATTGCCAGAAAATCTGTTTATTAGATTGTGGAAAAGGTAAGAAGTTGGAATACCACCCATCATTTCCTTCGCCATCGAGCTTATCAATTTTAAGTATATAACCGCCTGTAACTGCTTCACCAGTTGTATCAGCCGGATTAAGTTTTTTAATATTAACTCTGTTAGCATCTCTTTTAATTTTTTCAAACAGAACATAAACACCCATATACTCGCCATTCAAAACCAATTCAAAAAATTTATAACGACTAGCATAACGATTCATCTCTCTTGCAAGTTTATATGATAGTGCATCGCGCATCAAGGTTTTATCATTGTATGGTGCAAAGAAAACCCAATCCGTTTCGGAGGGAAGTCCAAGTAACGGAAAAGAAAAATCATTTCCGACTGAGTCTCTGGTCTCAACTCCATATTGTTTTTTCGGAAATTGCTGAGATGATGAACCTCGCAATTCAATTCCAATCTTTCCATTGTAATGATTGAACGGATCAGTGATGTAATTTCTCACACCTTCGCCGTTATAAATTATTCCCATGTCTGCTGTAATTTTATAATCATCCGGAATGATTTGTCCATTTGTGT contains:
- a CDS encoding sodium:solute symporter, which encodes MGGSLSVLDSLIILIYILIVLSIGFYFRKKSKNSEEYFLAGRKVGWIAIGASLFATNISSEHFLGLAGTGSKSGLAVGHFEWLACLILLLLGWVFTPFYIKSGVFTMPEFLEKRYNSASRYYLSIVSILSYILTKISISLYAGGILLNAVVGWDMVTSAVVIVIITGIYTLLGGLSAVIYTDLVQMFILIIGSIILTLIGLSEAGGWANLVANTPADFWSMFKPLTHPDFPWTGIIFGAPILGIWYWCTDQYIVQRVLSAKNLTNAQSGTIFAGYLKILPVFILVLPGIIAFYISGGTVSGDRAYPWLVTHLLPSGIKGIVVAGLLAALMSSLSAMFNSTSTLLTIDVFKKLKPDADEKMLVRFGRISTGLMVILGLLWIPFIGLLSDDRMYVYLQSVQAYVSPPIAAVFLFGLLSSRVNGKGAIAALLTGLSLGVFRLIIEVNNKIEPLSNEFLKYLASINFLHYAIFLFIVSSLVLLTISSFTERPSEEINSLLFNKKLIYEKNKWLLVNSAASILLVLLLLLHWWIFR
- a CDS encoding (2Fe-2S)-binding protein is translated as MAKFILLINNKNYPVEVEPNTPLLWVLRDKLGLTGTKYSCGEGICGACTVHIDGNAERSCIVSVKDAEGSSITTIEGLAENPEHPIFKTWIELEVSQCGYCQPGQIMTLAAMLNKNSSKQEIEKEMSTVLCRCGTYHRIRKAVSKLVEGK
- a CDS encoding aldo/keto reductase encodes the protein MKYRKLGKTNVEVSEISLGCWTMGGLNWVDGVPNGWANVDEKEIAEAINYAIDNGVNHFDNADVYGNGRAERMLARILGNRTNNFIIATKVGWFKGTAAHAYEPAHIRHQCEQSLINLKREYIDIYYFHHGNFGDNDEYLDDAIEVMYRLREEGKIRLIGQSAYKHEDFVKLIPKVKPDVIQSFASALDDRFLKDGSPTRKLLDEYQISFIAFGPLAQGILLGKYSANNPPQFEPGDHRANAERFKPEYLAKVEPKLEKLKQKFGGTTEQLARVALQYLLHYKQVGAVIPGFRNLAQVKANLYGQNLPLTDEEFEFIKSLFADETKYL
- a CDS encoding CotH kinase family protein, which translates into the protein MKNLNGSLIILLLSVTIILPQNNQNENSKVDFTSSNLPIVVINTNGQIIPDDYKITADMGIIYNGEGVRNYITDPFNHYNGKIGIELRGSSSQQFPKKQYGVETRDSVGNDFSFPLLGLPSETDWVFFAPYNDKTLMRDALSYKLAREMNRYASRYKFFELVLNGEYMGVYVLFEKIKRDANRVNIKKLNPADTTGEAVTGGYILKIDKLDGEGNDGWYSNFLPFPQSNKQIFWQYHYPKPEDIVQLQKNYIKSFILAFESAMHGPYFADTVVGYNKYIDATSFADFILLNELVKNIDSYRLSTFFYKDRDSRNPKMFAGPVWDFNLAFGNADYYEAYLTNGWVLEYVSDFSNMPDWENFYIPFWWKKLFDESKFRNIIYNRWQQLRSTVWTNQNIMNMIDSLVVYLEEARIRNFQKWPVLGVWIWPNYFVGQTYQEEIDYLKNWLTGRLNWLDQNMVGGPSFVENEITPTKFYLEQNYPNPFNPTTKISWQTPVSGYQSLKIFDVLGNEVSILIDEYKPAGIHEVEFDASNLSSGIYFYKLQSGNFSAIRKMILLR